The Anaerohalosphaeraceae bacterium sequence CCACTCCCACCAGGGGAATCCCCAGGTCAGACGCACTCTTCAGATGGTCCCCCGCCAGGATTCCCAAACCGCCGGAGTAGATCGGAATGCTCTCGTGAACTCCAAATTCAGCACAAAAATAAGCAATCAGAGGACGCGGCTGCTGGCCGTATATCTTGTCAAACCAGCTCGGCGCATTCAGCGTCTGCTCCAGTTTGAGCTTGGCCTGCTGAAGCTGATACAAGAATCCTTCATTTCTCGCCAAATCCTCCAGACGCGCCTGCGAAATCATCCCGAGCATCCGGACAGGATTGTGCATGCACTGCTTCCACAAATCGTAGTCCGCCCGCCGAAATATATCTGTAATCTCATAATTCCAGGACCAGTACATATTGCCGGTAATCAGCTGCAGGTCTTTCAGTGGTTCCGGCAGCGACGGTTTGACGGTGAATGTTCTAACGTTTTGCATAAGTCTTCCCTGATTCAAGTTTTAAAAGCATGCACCGATGCCTGATAAAGGACACGTGCCGCTTTCGTTATCGGTTAAGAACGCTATATCCTTAATCGGAAAACAACCCCAGTTCTCTTCGGCTTTCTTGATTTCTACGATTATCGGACGGAAAAGATAAAACAAAAAGGAAATGGAGCATTCAGGAGTCTTATTTTCCTGTACCTCCGGAATTGCCTGCGTTCCCGGAACTCATTTCCTCCAAAATCCCAAAAGAGGTTAACTCTCCAATATCATAGATTTTTGGACGCATCTTTATCACGGCAAATGGAGGGCTGACTACAAGCAGCATGCCGCCTTCGCGAAGCAATACCGGCCGCTGCCCTGACAAACTTGCTGAGGAAAGAATCAACTCAAGCACCACTCCAAGAGGGGCTTTTCCCTTTATTTCAAAACCAATCGGACGTTCAGGGTCAACCGCCAAATTACGGCTTAAATCATTCCACAAAACCAGAAGAGGAAGAGGAGGTTCTACAGAAGTTCGGATAATCTCGAATGCTTCCCTCAGCGTCACATCCTCCCGAAGACCCGATAAATCCGCTTCTTTCTGTAAGATTGTATCAATTTCAATCTTTTCAGCTTTTTGGCTGTTCTCCTGAACAACCAAAGGAACACTTCGCTCGTTTCTTTTTTCGAGCATCTCGGTGTCGAGGTTTTCATCAGCAGCAGTCTTCCTCTGTGCCCCCTCTTCTCGCAAAAGTTGAATTTGAGCAGAGAGAATTTCTGCAATATTCAGCTTCCCCGCATAAACATCCGCCAAGACATAAAAATATCCGCGGTCTTCAATATTTCTGAGAAAAAATTCCTTTTTGCTCTTAAACAGTTCTTCAAGGATTCTCTGCCCTCTTTCGCCTTCCTCTATCTTCTCTAAACTGCGCACTTTTACCCGTAATTTGAGATTCTTTACCTGTTTCCATTCATCAACACGGCAGGTAAATTCATTGGCGGAATGAACTTGCAAAACGGTAAGAACATAAACCCTTCGTTGGTCCGTTCCATCCCCGAACGAAACGGCATCCCCACAAAGGATTAACAGCCAAAGTGGAATCAAAATGTTTTGTTTCATCGAAAAACCTTACACCATTATAAGTTGTTTTCCACTAAGGTCAATAAAATCAGAGTCCTTGCCAGATTGAGGTTTAACCGGATACACAATAAATACAACTATCAGTCATCGAACACTCTTTTCCTTTATTTAGGACTTGTAGAAGAAACATTTTCCCTGTACAATCGCCGTTTTTATGCGAAAGACGGAAACAAAGTTTTGAATTTGGAGGTTGACAAGCGTGGCAGCAGTTAAGGACTTTCGAAATGTGGTTCTTTTAGGACACGGCGGCGCCGGCAAAACTTCGCTGGCGGAAGCCATTCTTCATAAAGCCGGTGTTACCAACCGCTTAGGGAGTGTTGACGAAAAAAATACCGTGTCCGATTTCGATGAAGAGGAAAAAAACCGCGGCCATTCCATCTACTCATCACTCCTCTACTTCACCCACGCAGGAAAAACCGTCAACCTGATTGACACCCCCGGTTATCCGGATTTCATCGGGGCGGCTTTAATGTCCATTCCTGCCGCCGACACGGCTGTAATCGTCATCAGTGCCTCCGCAGGAATCGAAATCAATACCCGAAAACTGTTTGCGGCAGCCTCCTCCGCCGGCAAGGCACGGATTATCGTTATCAATAAAATCGATGCAGAAAATGCTGACCTGAAAGAATTGCTCGGGCAAATCCAGGAGTCTTTCGGACCGCAATGCAGACCGGCCAACCTGCCTTCTCCGGACAAAAACTCCGTGATTGACTGCATCCGAAACAAATCCGGCCAGTCTCCTGTGATGGATGTTGCCAAAGCCCATACGGAACTGCTCGAAAGCATCATTGAAGCCGACGACCAGCTAATGGAAAGTTATTTATCCGGTGAAACCATTTCGGATGAAAAAATTTCAGAAGTCTTTGTCAAGGCCCTCGTATCCGGAACGGTCATTCCCGTTTTGTTCACCAACGCCAAAACCGAAGTCGGCATCCCGGAACTCATGGATATGCTGGCTCATTTCGCTCCGTCGCCGGTCGATGTAAAACCGCCGGTACTTACAGACGGCGAGAAAAAAATCGAAATCACCCCGGATCCAAACGGCCCGTTTGCCGGACTGGTTTTCCGCGTCGGCTACGAAGCCCGCTCCAATATGAAGTACGCCTCCATCCGAATTTTCAGCGGAAAACTCGATTCCTCCACGCAGCTGTTTGTCGGAGATGCACGAAAACCCATCCGACCGGGCCATCCGCTCAAAATGCTCGGCGGAGAAATCAAAGAGGTGGAAGGAGGAACGTGCGGCGACATTATTACGCTGACCAAAATTGATGAGCTCTCGCACGGCCTCCTCGTGCACGACGGAAAATTCTCCGGCAAATTCGAGCTGCCCGCTATTCCAAAACCTATGTTTTCCCTGGCCCTCGAGCCGATTTCACGAAACGATGAAAACCGCCTCAGCAGCGCGCTGGAAAAACTGTGCGAGGAAGACGTCTGCTTTAAGGTCAACCGCGACCCGCAGACCAAAGAACTGGTCATCAGCGGTCTGGGAGACCTGCACCTGCGGATTATGCTGGCCAAAATGGAAAACCGATACAAAGTATCCGTGCATACCAAGCCGCCCAAGATTCCCTATCGCGAAACCATCACCGCCAAGGCGGAAGGACACTATCGGCACAAAAAGCAGACCGGCGGTGCCGGCCAGTTCGGCGAAGTGTATCTGCGCGTCGAGCCCGCGCCGCGGGATTCCGACCCGCCGCTGATTTTCAGCTGGGACATTTACGGCGGCACCATTCCCGGCCAGTTCGAGCCGGCCATTCTTAAAGGCATCCAGGATGTGATGGAAAGCGGAATCGTCGCCGGCTTCCCGATGCAGGATATCAAGGTCTCCGTCTATGACGGCAAGCACCACCCGGTCGATTCCAAAGAAGTGGCCTTCCGCACGGCCGGCAAAGGGGCCTTTATTGATGCTCTCGAAAAAGCCAAACCGGTCCTGCTGGAACCCATCGTGAATATGGAAATCACCGTTCCGGCCGAAAATATGGGGGATATCACCGGCGATATGGCATCCCGACGCGGGCGAGTCACCGGTCAGGAAATGCTTCCGGGCGGAATGGTTCTGATTCGGGCCCAGGTGCCGCTGTCCGAAGTGGCCAACTACAACAGCCAGCTCAAAAGCGTCACCGGCGGACAGGGCAGCTACTCGATGGAATTAAGCCATTATGAACCGACTCCTCCGAATATCCAGCAGCAGGTAGTCGCCCAATACAAGAAAGAAAAACAAGCAGAATAAAAAACGCAAAAAAACAGAAAGCCCGCTCCTCGAAGCGGGCTTTTTTCTTTTTATCGAGCTGTCCCCTGCGGAGAAAGACTGGACGGGGAAGGACTCAGTTTCGTCTTCATTTGCCCCGTCAGCGGGTGGTATTGAATCATCGGAACATTAACCCCGTTCACTTTGCACGGACGTTCCGGACTGCCTTCAATCACCACCCAGCCGTTTTGTTTTTCATAGGTCAGAACATCTCCCTGCAGATACCGTCCGTCCTGTTTTTGCTCCCGGTATTCCACCCCCCCATCCGCCCGCAGAAAGTCCAGTTCATTTTTCCCGCCGCCTTTATCTGAAAAACCGGCTCGCACCCGTACACACTGAACAATAATCTGATCTGCCAGCTGACCGTTCTCAAACGGCCAGTAATTCAGATAAATCCCCTCCGTCCCCTCGCCGGAAAACTCATTGGCGGATACACGCCAGCTGAGCCGGTCAAACCCTTCCATATACGCAAAACAGGGCCGCTGAAGGCTGAAGGCCTGCCCGCCGGCCTCCGCGGCAGATGCCGGCACCTGCTGGTTATTCAGTTCCATCTTCCCCGGACCGACCGCCACAATCCTGTTTTCATCCCCCAAATAATCAAACTGCCGACACGTCAGACGCAGATGATTGACTTTTTTGCGGTCCGCAAAATGAAGCGATTCAAACAAAACCTGCTTGTCCTGCATCGTCACACGGCGTATCCGCTGCCCCGTCTGCGAGTTCCGGTCCAGGTCCACTGTCAGACGATCGCCGTAAAAACGCCGTATCATCTCTTCCCGTTCCGTCTTGGCCTTCCATTGGGCCGATACTTTGCCCCGAAAGACAACCTGTTCAATCGTCCCCCGTCCATCGGTCAAAAACTCTGCAGAATCCTCTGCGGTAATCTCCACCGGAATCGGCTCCGTCAGAAAGGAAACCGTTGAATCCGCCGGTGTATAGAAGACAAAAAGCACGGGACCTGCCGCAACCGCTGTACCCCGGAGGTAATCATAATCGATCCGAAGGGCTTCAAACCGTGCCGGCGGGAGAGTTTCTCCCGACCGGCTTTGAATCTGGGAACGGCCTTTCAGAAGAACCTGCGCAGGAACAAGCCGGCCCTCCTGCGTCTGCTCAAATGCAATATCCGCCGAATCGGATTCAACTGTCTGTTCATCAGAAACCATCCGCACCCGCCCGTTCAGACTCGCCGTCTTGACCTGTCCTGATGAATCAAAATGAAAGATTGTCCGATTGGCTTCTACCCGGGAAGAGCGCCCGTCTGAACGAGTCTCAAACTGGACACCCCCGCTCAAGTCCAGCACCTGCGGTTTGCTCGTGCGAGGTTCAAAAACCAGAAAGGCCTGACGGGAACGGCTGCGTATCCCTTCCTTTTCCCACACGGCCTCCACACCCCCCGCCAGATTCGCCGTCTTCAGCGACAACAGAGATTCGGAAGGCAGCTGCGCAAACTCCAAATCCATCGGCCCCTGGAAAAGAACCTCCCGGCGTCCCTCGCCGGTCTTCTCCGCATCTCCATCGAGGAAAACCTGGCCGGGCCCGTCCACGCGAGCCAGATGATTCCGGCGGTCCCAGAAAACGCGGCCCAGGGTTCGGATTTTATCCCCGGAACCGTCCAGATACAGCCAAATCGGCTTCTCTCCTGAATCCGAAAACAGCTCCAGAACGTCCTCGGCAAGCACATACCGCAAGGCCGAACAAGCCGCCAGCGGAATCCTCGTTTTGGAATCGTCAGCCAGCCGTTCAATCTGAAGCTGCCCAATCATCTCCACGGTGGACACATGTTTTTCTTTCTCCGCCGACTCTTCCTCCGGAGCAACCTGAATCACAATCCCGCCCCGACAGGTAATCAAAACCTCATTCTCCGCCGGCTTCAGCGGCTCCGCCGCCGGTTCCTCGTCTTTGGTACCCTCTTGTTTCCGTTCCGTCGCTGTCGCCGATTTGTTTATCGGCTGCCCCATCGACTCGGAACTTTCCGAAGAAATCCGTTCCGGACCATCGGAACCATTCTGCCAGAGAATCTGTCGGATGTTCACCTGGTCAGCGCCGGCCACCACCAGCCGCGTACCGTACTGAACCACAACATCCTCTCGAAGACTGCATTGATAATAAAGCGGGTCAGAATCCGCCGGCCTGGTCTGAGGTTTATCAACCTGAGGCCCATTGGCAGACGCCGGGGCAGGACCGGATTCCTGATTGTCTGAATCTCCTGCGGTGCTGCCGGTCCCCAGTCCTGCCGCCTCTTTGATCAGCAGATAATCCAGATTCCGCACTTCCAGATACTCCAACCGGCTCAACCGGGGATTGTAAATGAGCATCAACCCCTTGCCCTTTAAGTCCGCCTCTTGGGATACCACCCGAACCGGTCCTTCGGTAAAGAACTCCGACCGTTCGCTGTTGTAAGTTAAATCCTCCAGAAAAATCCGGGTTGCGGATTCATTCTCATCTGCCCCCGGCCGGCGAATTTCCAGCGTCACCTGCTCCCGAAGTTCCACATTGGACGGCACCTGACCGCCCGGCTCCATCTGAATCCGGCCGCGCCGGGCGTCAATTCGGCAAACAAACCGGTCTTCATAACGGATCAGATACGGCGATTCAACAATCCAGTACGAAGCCCCCTCCGGAGGTGTGAGCAGTTTTGAAAAACCGCCGATTTCAATCACCCGTTTGGTTTGTGGGTCCCGACGCACCCAGCGGCTGTTTTCCACCAGCTCCACCGACGTTTCGGCAATCGGCGAGCTCGCCGAAGCGGACCGCTTCGGCAAATCAGGCACCGATACCGGAACCAGTTCCGGGCTGGGCATCGGAGCCGAAGGACTCAGCCGGCAAAAACTCCAAAACACAAGAGCGGCCGCCGCCCCGCCCGCAGCCGCTAATCCGAATCTTCTGATCCACTTTCGACCGGTCATCCGTTATACCTGATACTGCTTCAAAAGTTCTTCCCAGCGGCCGGTGATGCGCAGCAAATATTCAATCACCTCCGCCACAGCTCCTTTTCCTCCGTCCCGAAGCGTCACATAATCCGCATGCCGCCGCACTTCCTCCGGTGCATTGGCCACCGCCACGGCAAATCCGACCCGCCGCAGAATCGGCAAATCCATCAAATCATCCCCCACATAAGCCACTTCATCCGGTTCCAGCCGCATTTCTGCAAGCATCTGTTCAAACGCAGGCAGTTTTTCCCCGCAGCCCTGCAAAACCAACGAAATCTGAAGCTGCTCGGCCCGGCGGGCTGTCGCCTCCGACTGACGACCGCTCAGCAAACCGCACAACAGTCCCGCCCGCTGCCACATTCGGATTCGGTGACCGTCATAGACGTTAAACCATTTGCTCTCCGAACCGTCCGGATGAATCAGAAGCCCCCCATCCGTTAGGACCCCGTCCACATCCAGAAGCAGCATACGAATTCGATTCAGATTCACTCGGGCTTTGGCCGCCATCTCAATCCTTACTGAACAATTTTCAAACTCACAATATCCTGTACATCTATTAACCCCACCGGCCGCTCCTGCGCATCCACCACCGGAAGCTCGTCAATTCGATATTTATGGAAAATCGCCATTGCCTCCGCCGCCAGCGTCTCTTCCGTCACCCGCTTGCAGGGCGATGTCATCAAATCCGCCGTCCTGCGGGCAAAAACCGCCGCGCCAAACCGCGTCATCGCACGCCGAAGGTCCCCGTCTGTAATAATCCCCTTCAGCTTGCCGTCTCCGTCCACAATCATCACCGCCCCCCGGCGTTTCAGTGAGGCCGTTTTGTTCAGCATTTCTTCTACAGTATCCGTCTCGAGGGCCAGCGGCAGGGTCTCGCCCCGCTTAAACCACATCGACTGGCCCACGGTAATCAGCCGGGCCCCCAGCGCCCCGCCCGGATGAAAGCGTGCATAATCCTCAATCGTAAAATTCCTTGCCTTCATCACCGTCAGGGCCAGGGCATCTCCGAGGGCCAGCATGCACGTTGTTGAAACGCTCGGCGCCAGCCCGTGCGGACAGGCCTCTTCCTGAACGCCCATACACAGCACCAAATCGCTGTAGCGGGCCAACGGCGACTGCCCGTCTCCCACAATGCTTATCAGGGGAATCTCCCGCTGTTTGAGCGGCTCGACCAGCCGCAGAATTTCATCGCTTCGCCCGCTGTGGCTGAGCGCCAGGACTACATCCTCCGGCCCGACCCGGCCCAAGTCGCCGTGCAGCGCCTCCGTCGGATGCAGAAAATGGCTCGGTGTCCCCGTCGACGCCAGCGTGCCGCTGATTTTCTGACCAATCTGACCGGCCTTGCCGACCCCCGTCACGATGACCGAACCGCGGCAGTCATAAAGCCGCTGCACGGCCTGTGCAAATGCCGCCGATTCAACCAAACAAACCAAGCCGGCAATTCCGGCCGCTTCCGCTTCAATCACCCGTCTGGCATAGACCAAATCCGGTTTCATGGGCAGACAACCCGCTGATTTTGTTCCATTCCGATTCAAATTTTCACCTCATTGCCTCGCGCATCGTAGCAGATGATTGTCGGAGTCTGTCCGTTCGTTTTCCAGTCCGCATGGACCGCGATTTCCTTTTCGTTTTCGCTTTCCAGACGCACCAGGACCGACCGTTTCTGATTCTGAAGAAAGTCCGCCACCTCGGGCTGGACACGCAGCTCAATCTTCTGAATCTCTTTGCGGGCCGCTGCCGTCTGCAGCAGACGAATCAGCTCAATCGCCTGCGATTCATAACTCTTCACCAGGCCGCGGCCCTGACAATGCGGACATTTCTGATAGGTACTCAGCTGAAGCGAAGGACGAATGCGCTGCCGCGTCAGCTCAATCAGACCAAACTGGCTCATCTTGAGGGCACGGGAACGAGCGCGATCGCTTTTGAGGGCCTCCCGAAAAACCCGCTCCACCTCCCGGCGATTCTTCCCGTCCCGCATATCGATAAAATCGCAGACAATCAGCCCGCCCAAATCCCGCAGTTTGAGCTGCCGCACAATCTCTTTGGCCGCCTCCAGGTTAATCTTCAGGGCCGTCTGCTCGGCGTTATCCTGCTTGCGGTACTTGCTGCTGTTGACATCAATCGCCACCAGCGCCTCGGTCTGCTCAATCACCAGCGAGCCGCCGCTCTTGAGCGGCACATACGGAGACTGAATCTTCTCAATCTCCTGCTCAATCCGGAACCGGCTGAACAGCGGCACTTTGCCGTCATAATAAACCACCCGGCTGCACATCCGCGGCTGCACAATACCCAGAAAATCCTTAATCTTCTGGGTAATGGCCTCACTGTCGCAGTAAATCTTGCTGATGCGGCTGTCGAAGATATCCCGCACTGTCCGGATCACCAAATCCGACTCCTGATAAATCAGCGCCGGCGCCTTTTCCGTTTCGCTGCGTTTGAGAATCGCATTCCACAATCGGGACAGATAGGACACGTCGTTCTGCAGCTCCCGCTTGGTCGCCATCTGCGCGGCCGTGCGGATAATCAGTCCCGACTGCTTGGGCAGCTTGAGCGTCGAGGCCAGCTCCCGAAGCCGTTTGCGCTCCGCCTCATCCTCAATCTTCTGCGAAACCCCCACCTGATTCATCCAGGGCATCAAAACAGCATACCGCCCCGGCAGTGAAATATAGGTGCTCAGCGTGGGCCCCTTGGTGTTGATTCCCTCCTTAATCACCTGAACGACAATTTCCATCCCCTTCTTCAGGCATTTCTGAATCAGTGGACGCTGGGTCACCGACTGCCGCCGGCCGATTTTTTCCTCCTCCTTGTCCTGTCCCTCCGGAAAATACCGCGGATGCAGGTCGCTGATGTGCAGAAAGCCGCTCTTGGACTGCCCAAAATCCACAAACGCTGCCTGGATTTCCGCCTCAATATTGACAATGCGACCCTTATAAATATTGCCGACCGTGCTGGCGACATTCGCCCGTTCAATATACAGCTCCTCCAGCACGCCGTCGTCCACAACGGCAATTCGGCATTCCTCCCCCTCGGCCACATTTACCAGCATTTCACGTGCCATCTTCACAAACCCCGCTGCTTAATTGCTTATCCAGACTACATTGTTCCTTCGCGGCGATCCCGAAAGGTCTTCCCGCTTCAGCCCCAGCCAATCCAGCATTTCCTCAACGCGAAGCGTCCCTTCCGGTGCAATCCGGCAGCTCAGCCGAATCTGCTCGGAATCTCCGCTGATCCCCTCCAGATACGAATGAAAATCCAGCGTCTTGTTTTGCTTTCGGGGCGTCAGCCTTTTCCGCAGAATTGGTTCGCCCGACAAAAGCTGCTGATGAGCTCTGTGCAGCCGCTCGAGCCAGAAATCCGCAGAAACCCCCGGCGCCCGCTCAAAAACATAATCCGCCCGCACCGCCCGCCGGGGACTTGGTCCTGCCGGAACCTCAATCCCCCTGATTGCGCAGCCCGCCGGCAGCATCCGAGCCAGCCCTTCCGCTTCAGACGGGGAGCATCCTCTTTCCAATTGAACCCAAAGCACTTCTCCTTCGCCCTCTACCCCCACCGCACGCGGCAGGGGAAGCGACAGACGCGGATGCGGATTAAAGCCGGCACTGTAGGAGACCGGAAGTCCCGAGCGGGCCAGAGCTCGAACCCACATCGTCATCGTTTCACGATGAGAAAGAACACACAAGTCCCCCCGAATGTCAAACACAATCACCATTGCCGTCCGCTGGGTCATTTGAATCCGCCTCCGCAGTCCGCCTCAATATTCCACCGGCAGAATCCGGCCGGCCGCATCTCGAAGCAGATTTTTAATTTGACGCTGCGAATCCAAGGTCGCCACTTTTCGGGCCAGCAGATTGCACTCCTCAATGGTAACCGAGCAGACAATCTTTTTGACCTCCGGAATCAGCGGCGGAGCCATCGACAGCATTCGAACCCCCATCCCCAACAGAAGCATCACAAATTCCGGTTCCGAAGCCATTTCTCCGCAGACACTCAGCCCGATGCCGGCTTTGTTGGCATCGTGAATCACGCTGCGAATCAGATACAGCACCGCCGGTTCCGCCGCCGAGTACATTGTGGAAACATGCTCATTGCCCCGGTCCACTGCCAGCGTGTACTGAATCAAATCATTGGTGCCGATACTGAAAAAATCACTCTCCGTAGCCAGGAGCCCCGCCGTCAGTGCCGAACTGGGCGTCTCAATCATAATCCCCACCGGCATCTGCGCATTGTACGGAACGCCGTACTCATCCAAATCCTCCATCACATCCCGCAGAATCATCTTCGCCTGGCGCAGCTCCTGCATCGTTGTTATCAGCGGAAACATCACCCGCACATCCCCCAGCGTTGAAGCACGAAGAATCGCACGCAGCTGCGTTTTAAACAGGGGCAGGTTCTGCAGACAGTACCGAATCGACCGAAGCCCCAGCACCGGATTGGCCTCCTGCGGATGGCGGTTGGTATGCGGCACCTTGTCCGCACCCAAATCCATCGTCCGGATAACGATGGGCTTGCCGTTCATCAGCCGTGCCACTTCCGAATACGCATGGTAATGGTCATCCTCCGTCGGCTCGGTGCCGCCGTACAGATACAAAAACTCCGTCCGATACAGCCCGATGCCCTGACCGCCCTTCTGCAGGACTACCTCCGCTTCATCCGGAAACTCGACATTGCCCAGCAGGGTAATCGGCACACCGTCCCGCGTAACAGCCGGGATATCCCGAAAACCGTCCAGTTCATGCTCAAACTCCGTGAAACGCCGGGCATGGGCACGATACTCCTCCAGCGTGGCCTCATCCGGGTCGATGACCACCACTCCCCGATTGCCGTCAATAATCACCGTGCTCTGAGCCGTCACGCAGCTCATCAAATCCTCCAGAGCCACCACGGCCGGAATTCCAAGCGAACGAGCAATGATCGCCGTATGACTGGTCCGTCCCCCTCGCTCTGTCGCAAACCCCTTCACAAAAGTTTTGTTGAAACTGGCCGTCTGGGTCGGTGCCAGGTCATGGGCTACAATAACTACCTCTTCCCGCAGATGCTCCACCTCTTCAGCCACCTTGCCCAGCAGATGCGTCAGCAGACGGCGTTCAATATCATAAATATCCGCCGCACGCTCGCTGATGTACACATCGTCAACCTTCTCAAAGTGCGAAGCAATCTCCCGCAGAATCGCCGAAACAGCATACTCCGCCGTCACCAGTTCCTTCTCAATGTAATCCGTAACCCGCTTAAGAAACCGCTTATCCCGAAGGAAACGCATATGCACGGCGAAAATGTCCCGAATCGAGCCCTCCTCGATTCGCTTGGCCGTCTGAATCTGGTCCAGCTCCCGAATGGCGTCCGCAAACGCAAGCCGAACCCGCTTAATTTCCCCGGCACGCTGAGAGGCCATAATCGAGCGACGGGGAATTCGGTAATCCTTCGAATCAATCACCATCGCCCGGGCAATCGCAATGCCCGGTGAAACGGCTATTCCTTTTCGCAGTTCCATTTCGGCAGGTTATCCTTCCTTCTTGGCTTCCGCTGGTTTGGACGTTGGAGGAAAATTCTTGGCCACCAGTTCTCCCAGAGCTGCAACCGCATCCGAAGCATCCGGTCCGACAGCCCGTATTTTCAGACGACTGCCGCATGCGGCCGCCAAAAGCGTCATTTCCATCACGCTCTTGGCATCCGCCTGAACCGAACCGTGAGAAACCGTAATGGCAGAGCGAAACCGGCTGGCTACATCGACAAACTGAACCGCAGGCCGCAAATGCAGACCTTCCTCATTTTGAATCTCCACCTCAATTTCCGCAACCGGTTCACTCACAGCACATTCGCCTCTTTCGGAATATCTTGTCTTCGCTTCGACCAACTGTCTAAATGCTCGGATCAACTTGCATCTCGAATCACTTCCGCAATCTCCTCCACCGTCTGCGCCTGACGAAGAAATCGGCGAAAATCATCCTGATTCAGATTTCGGAAGAGAATCTCCATCGCCTGAAGATGCTTATCGGGATTGTCCTTGGGACTAACCAGCAGAAGAACTGTATAAACCGGCTGTTTATCCAGCGACCGAAAGTCAATTCCATGACTGCTGCGTCCGACGGCCGCTACCGGTTCCGTAATCCCGTCCGCTTTGATATGCGGAAGAGCCACACCCTTGCCCATACCGGTACTGGCTTCATTTTCCCGCTGAATAATGGCCCGGATCAATTTTTCCGGGTCATTGCGCCCTAAACAGCCGCTCTGATGAAGAAGTCCTACAAGTTCCCGGATTGCCCCATTGCGGTCCTTGGCCTCCAACTCCGGGACAATCGCCGAAAAACACACAATGTCTGACAATTTCATATTGACTCCTTAACCAAAAGGCTTCTCCGGCATCCGGACAGGTACTTGAACCTGCCGATCGGCGAACGTCTTACGCCACATCTTCACGCTCCGGCTTGCCAAACGGCTCCGGTTCGGAGATTCCGCTTCGTTTATTATCACGCTGTTTT is a genomic window containing:
- a CDS encoding HPr family phosphocarrier protein, giving the protein MSEPVAEIEVEIQNEEGLHLRPAVQFVDVASRFRSAITVSHGSVQADAKSVMEMTLLAAACGSRLKIRAVGPDASDAVAALGELVAKNFPPTSKPAEAKKEG
- a CDS encoding PTS sugar transporter subunit IIA, which translates into the protein MKLSDIVCFSAIVPELEAKDRNGAIRELVGLLHQSGCLGRNDPEKLIRAIIQRENEASTGMGKGVALPHIKADGITEPVAAVGRSSHGIDFRSLDKQPVYTVLLLVSPKDNPDKHLQAMEILFRNLNQDDFRRFLRQAQTVEEIAEVIRDAS